The Clostridium sp. DL-VIII DNA window ATATTTAGGAACTACATGAAAATGAAGATGAGGAAGGGTATCTGAATATGCCCCATAATTTACTTTTTTAGGTGAGAATGCTTTTTTTATTGCAGCTGCTGCCTTTGTAACATCTTTCATAAACAATTCAAGTTCTTTATCTTCTAATTCAAACAATTCATTCACATGTTTGTTATAAGCAACAACACATCTTCCTTCATGGCTTTGCTCTTTAAACAAATAGAGGGTGGATACATCAAGTTCACAAATTTTAATCATTAGATTATCAAGTTTTTCATCTTTATCACAATAAAGACAATTAATTTTATTATTCATATTAAAATCTCCTAACGTTTATATTAAAATTAGCTGCCTTAAAATAGCAATTCATCTTCTATCTTAAGACAGCCATAAAACCAAGTTAAAATATCTTTAGAGATAGGATATCATTTTTTAATTTTAACTTATTTAAACTTTAAATTAATTTAAATATCCAATTTATACTGTAGTTTCTTTCCATACATTTTCATATTTATAACCAGTAAGATTTTCAACAATTTCTTTTGTTTCTGCATCAACATCAGCCTTTGATCCGCCATTTTTTAATCTCTCAACTTCATCAACTAATATACCATGTGTTCTTTTATTAAGTTTGAATGTTATTGCGAAATATAATGCTAATATAAGTAAACCTATGCATCCAATTGCTAAAAGATTTGCTATAGTTGATACTACATGTGGTGATTGAGTTGTTTGACCTTTTACAAATCCGCTTTCTTCTAATACAACTCCTAGAACAAATGTAGCTAAAGCAACACTACTCTTTCTAGTAAAAGTCATAACTGCTGCGAAAAGTCCTTCTCTTCTTTGTCTTGTAACCATTTCATCAACATCAGGGATGAAAGGGAATACATTCCATGGAGTAAATTCTAATAAGCTTCTTCCAACTTGATAAATAGTACCAATTACAAATAATAATACAATATTTGATCCTAAATGACCTACATAAAGTCCATAAAATCCTAATAGACATATAATCATAACTGTATAAGAGAATTTATATAAGTTACTTGGACCAACCTTAATCATCATGATTCCGCCTAATATTGTTACAGGTATACCAATGATACTAAGTGAAAGTACATTAGCAGCAGTAGTAGATGAAACTCCTAAGTTAAATACACAGAAATATACAAATACAGAATTAAATAAATCTTTAGCAGTAAATGAACATATATAAATTGCTAAGTGTTTTCTGAAAGCTTTAAGCTTTAAAGTAGATATATAAGCTATCGCTACTTTTATTATTCCTGTTATTTGTTCACCGAAACTCTTACTTTGAGAACCTTTTGCTAATTCTGCTTCCATTTCAGGTGTAAGATCTCTTTCCCAAGTTACTCTGTGAGCTATTAATATACAAATTGCATAAATGATAGCGAAAATTAAACCATTTAAAAAATATGCTTGTGAACTTTTTTCACCAAAGAAAGCTATTAATCTTCCTGGAACAAAAGTAGCTAAAAATGTACCAGTTGCTGATATGAACATTCTTGATGCAGATAATTTAGTTCTATCATCAAAGCCTTTTGTCATCTCAGCAGGCAATGTTTCCCATGGAATTAATACCATAGCTGCAATTATTTCAAATAGTAAATATGTAACTAAGTAGAATACATAACTTCTTCCTGTCACCCATAATAGTACATAGTCTGCCATTAAAGGTGCTCCAATTAATAAGAAGAAACGACGTCTTCCAAAAAGCTTTCCAAGCTTAGTCTTATAAAAGTTATCAGATATACTACCGATAAAAAGACTGGCAACTGCATCCACAACTCTGGCAATCGCAATTATAGATGCACCTTGAATTGGTGTTAATCCTGCAAATGTTGTGTAGAAAAATAGTAAAAATGCTCCGATAATGGTAAATGCACCACCACCCATTAAATCAACTAATCCATACCCAACGCCTCTAGCTATCGTAATTTTTCTATTATTATTTGACATATGTTTTTCCTCACTTTCTTTACTTAAGTACTCTTATTTTAGTTAAATCCAAAATATTCTTTTGCATTGTTGTAACATATACCTTGAACAATTTTCTTAAGCAATTTCACATTCTTAGGAACTTCACCATTTTCAACCCATTCTCCAATCAAATTACAAGCAATTCTTCTAAAATACTCATGTCTTGTATATGACAGGAAGCTTCTAGAATCAGTTAACATTCCGACAAAACGTCCTAGTAGTCCAAGATTTGCTAATGCTTTCATTTGTTCAATCATTCCGTCTTTATTATCATTAAACCACCAAGCTGCACCAAATTGCATTTTTCCTGGAATTCCTTCACCTTGGAAATTACCTATCATTGTTCCAAGAACATAGTTATCCTTTGGATTTAATGTATATAAAATAGTCTTTGGAAGAGCATTTTCTTTATCTACTGAATCTAAAAGTCTTGAAAGTGGATAAGCTATACTTTCATCATTAATTGAGTCAAAACCAGTATTAACGCCTATTTTTTCTAACATTCTTTCATTATTGCTTCTAAGTGCTGCAATATGAAGCTGTAATACCCATCCTAGTTCATGATAAAGTTTAAATACATGTCTTAATGTGTAAGTCTTATATTTCTTTTCTTCATCTGAAGTTATAGTTTTACCTTCCAATGCTTTAGTAAATATTGCTGCTGCTTCTTCCTTTGTTGCTTCCGCATAAACTACTACACCGTCTATACCATGGTCTGCAACTTTACATCCAACTGAATTGAAAAATCTTATTCTTGAGTCTAAAGCTTGTAGGAACTTATCATAATCATTTATGTTTATTTCTGATATATCTCCTAAAGACTTTACCCATGTAAGAAAGTCACCCGCCTTTATTTCTACACCCTTATCAGGTCTAAAAGTGGGTAAAACATTTACATTGAAACTAGTATCTTCTTTAAGCTTTATATGATATTCTAATGTATCAGTCGGATCATCTGTTGTACATATAGTTTCAACATTTGATTTTAAAATTAAATCTCTTACATTAAAACCTTCTCCGCTAAGTAATTCATTAGCTTTCTTCCAAATCATTGGAGCAGTTTCTTCATCAAGAGGTTCATCTATTCCAAAAAATCTTTGAAGTTCTAAATGAGTCCAATGATAAAGTGGGTTTCCTATTGCCATAGGTATAGTTTCAGACCAAGCTAAAAACTTATCATAATCGCTTCCGTCCCCTGTGATGTATTTTTCATCAGCACCATTACTTCTCATTGCTCTCCATTTATAATGATCTCCATATAACCATGCTTCAGTTATATTTTTAAATTTTTTGTTTTCATATATTTCTTTAGGATCAATGTGGCAATGATAATCAATAATAGGAAGTTCCTTAGCATAGTTGTGGTATAATTCTATCGCAGTATCATTAGATAATAAAAAATTTTCATCCATGAAATTCTTCAAAATTCATCATCCTACTTGGCTCAACATCAAAATATGTTCTTGACAGCTTAAGCTGTCAAGAAATGGTTATTACATTCTAATAAAATTCTTCCTTTGTAGTAGTCTTTATTCCTTGTAAAATAGTGTCTGCGTTGAATTGCTTTAATTTTACCGTTTCTACCTTCAACAGCGGCATTGGTATATCTACAATGATGATAGTTAATTATTTCTTGTCTCCAGTTTTCAAAAGTAACCAAAGCACGTTCTACCTCAGGTATATTTAGTGAATGTCCTTTTTTACACCATTTATCAAATACATTTGTTGCCTGTATAACACTTGAACAACAGTCATACCACTCAATAAGTTCCTCTTTCCACTCATATACTGCTTTTAGGTCAGGTGATAATGACAACAACTGCTGGAGCATCTCAACCTCTTTTGATGTAAGATATTCATTCCGTTTTTCAAGTACTGATTTATTTCTTTTCAATACTGTCCGTGCCGCAGGAGTTAAATCACAACTTATGCGTTTTCTTACGCCTCTAAGAGCTTCCATAGCATAGCTATTAACATGAAACCTATCCGCAATACGTATAGCATCTGGGTATACTTCTTTTGCAAATGTGTGATAATATGGAGCCAAATCCATTACTATAGCAAAAGGTCGGAGCTCAAAAAGTTCTGGATTTACAGTCTTATGACTTCTAAGCTCTTCAAGTTTTCTTCCTGGAATTATTTCAAGTAATGTTCCGTTACGAAGGTCATGAATTCCAGTATTATAACTATGTCCTTTCCTTATAGCAAAATCATCCATTCCAAGTATAAGCTTGTTAGTGTTAGAACTTTCTAATATAACTTTTGCTTGCAATTGTGGAACAACATAGTCAATATAATTTTTATATATTCTTTCAACTGTAGAATATGGTATTTTCAATGTTCTAGCACAGTGAATAACCGTTGCTCCTGGTACTTTAGTTGCAATAAACTCTTGAAATTCATTAGTATAACGACTCTTTCCAGTCAGGAATGAATATTGCCATGAAAAAGAGGCATTACAATCCTTACAGGACATTCTTATTTTAGGAACCTTTAATATTACCTCGTTTTGAAATATAGGAAGATGCCTTACTCTTCTAATTCCAGATGAGCCTCGTCTTATTATTTTAAAACTCTTACAGCACGGACAAGGTTGAGTATATTCTGTAGGTTGGATTTCAATACAAATTCTATCTTCAAAACCATAGATAAAATTGATAACATTTATTCCTTGTAAATTTAATATATTAGTGATATCCTGTAATTGCATTTAAACTCCTTCAATTCTATTGGATTAGTCACTTATAGAATACAGGAATTTGAATGCATTTTTCATTTAATTTTATAATTATTTTATGTCAAGCACAGTTTTTAGTGTTGAGCCTCCTACTTTCAAATAAATATTTTATATTTGTAAAGCATTGAATATATTTGGTTAATAATACACTTACATGGTTTTCACGGCATTATTGTATTTATTCAACACTTTACTACAACGTTTTCTTTGATTATTCTATTAACCATTATATATTTTTTATTTTTTAAATTTAGTTAAATTAACTTCTTTAACTTAGTTATTCAAAGCTTATCAATTATTTATCTCCACTTCGTCAATTTGTTAATTCACCTAACTTATGATATAATCATTTTCTAATTAATTTTTATAAGCATTCTTATCATTCTTTGTTTATATTACTTGCCAGAATATAATAGATGAAGAATGATAAAAATGTTTATTTTTTGCCTCTGTTTTATAGTAATGTTAGATTATTTACATTCTAAATATTTTTCTAAAGTCGCCCTAACAGCACCAGTTCCAGAAATCATTTCAGTGAAATAACCTTCAATTTTTTCTCCTAAACCTACGTCATAAAGATTTACTCCAAAAATTTCTTCATTTATTAGTATTGGTTTTAGAGTATCTCCTAATTGTTCTGTAGTACCTAATTTTATATTATCTACATATTTCTTTAGTTCATCTAATAATGGATCCGGACTTAATTCCATTACATTACCATCATCAGCTATTCCCATTAAATATCTGCACCATCCTGCAATAACAAGTGGAATATATTTAAGGTTTTTAGGATCTAAATCTGCTCTATCTCTATAAGCTTTAATTGTTTCTCCGAATCTTATGCCAACTTTTTGAGATGTATCTGAAGCAATTCTTTGAGGTGTATCAGGTATATATGGGTTTGGAAGTCTAACTTCAACTACCTCTTTAATGAAATCTTCAGGTTTTAATATTCCTGGATTAACAACAACTGGCATTCCTTCTTCGTATCCAATCTTTTCTACTAATTTCTTTAAAGCTGGATCCTTCATCTCATCTGCAATTAAATTAAATCCAAGTAAGCATCCATAAACTGCTAAAGAAGTATGTAGTGGATTTAAACAAGTAGTTACCTTCATTGTTTCAACTCTTTCAACAGTTTCTCTATCTGTTAAAAATACTCCTGCTTCCTCTAAAGGCATGCGACCATTTGGAAAATTATCTTCTATTACAAGATATTGAGGTCCTTCTGCATTTACGAAAGGCGCAATGTAAGTGTTTTTGTTAGTTGTTACAATATTAGTGCTCTCAAAACCATCTGCTTCTAATGTATCCTTAACGCTTTGAGATGGTCTAGGTGTAATTTTATCTATCATACTCCAAGGGAAAGATACCTTTTTAGCATCATTGATATATTCAAGGAAACCTTTATCAACTAAACCATTTTCAATCCATTTCTTTATCATTGTTTCCATAGCATTGTGAAGCTTCGCACCATTTTTTGAACAGTTATCCATACTTACAAAAGCTATTGGCAGTTGTCCATTTTGATATCTTACATATGCTAATGATGCAACTTTAGCAATAATGCTTACAGGATGTTCTAAACCATCTGTTGTATCTTCCTTTGATAAATTCTTCACACTATAACCTTTTTCTGTTATTGTAAAGCTTGCTATTTGTAGAGATGGATTTGAAAATATCTCTTTTAATCTATTCCAATCCTTTTCCCTTGAGTAATCACCAGCTAAACTTTCGCCTATGCTTCCAACTACTTTCTTCTCTAAGCTGCCATCTGGTTTCATAACTACTAGTAAGCTCAAGTTATCATAAGGAGAATAAATTTTATCTATAATTTCATAGTCATATCCTTCTACAGCAACAATACCTGACTTTGCTTTTCCAGTATTTAAAAGTTCTTGCTGCAGCATTGCTATAAAGCCTCTAAATATATTTCCAGCTCCAAAATGAACCCAAGTAGGATTTTCCTTTGTTGAAGCTGACATCTTATCATGATCAAATTTTGGGACTTCTATTCCAGCCTTTTCCCATAATTCACTATTCTTAATACTTTCTTTGCTTAGTACCATTTTTGTGTTACTCATTCCTATTTTCACCTCTTCAAAACTATTGATAATAGCATTAATAATATTAATTTTCTTTTGTATCTTAAGATTGTCAGAGACAGACTTTTCTTGAAAACACCAATTCTATGTTGTCTCTAAACTCTATTTATTTCTTTGAAGTGTATCCCATATTCCCCATATATACATAATTCCAAGTGCTCTATCATAAAGTCCATAACCTGGTCTACACTTTTCATTCCAAATATGTCTTCCGTGGTCTGGTCTTGCATATCCAGTAAATCCAACTTCATGATAAGCTTTTACTATATCACATATATCTAGCGAACCATCACAAGTTCTATGAGAAGTTTCAATAAAATCACCATTATCATATATCTTTACATTTCTAATATGAGCGAAAGCAATTCTATTTCCAAATTCTCTTATCATTGCTGGTACATCATTATTAGGATTTGAACCTATAGCACCACTACAAAGAGTAAGACAATTATATGGATTATCAACAAGCTTTAACAATCTTGCTAAATCATTTCTGTCTTTAACGATTCTTGGTAGACCAAATATTGACCAAGGTGGATCATCCGGATGAACTGCCATCTTAATATCATTGATTTCAGCTACTGGTATAATTTGTTCTAAGAAATACTTTAAGTTATTCCATAAATCTTCTTCTGTCACATTCTTATATGCTTCAAAAAGCTGAGTTAAATTCTTTAATCTTTCTGGTTCCCAACCTGGCATTGTTAAATCTGGATTTGATGCTATCTTGTTAACCAATTCCATTGGATCTATATCAGTAATTCTTGCCTTTTCATAAAAAAGGGCTGTTGATCCATCTTCTGCTTCCTTAAATAAATCTGTTCTTAACCAATCGAATACTGGCATAAAATTGTAACAGATTACTTTTACACCAACCTTAGCTAACTTTTCTATTGTTCTTTTGTAGTTTTCAATATATTTATCTCTAGTTGGAAGTCCTAATTTAATATCCTCATGAACATTAACACTTTCAACAACATCTAAATTAAATCCATATTTATCAGCCTCTTTTTTTACCTCAAGAATTTTTTCCATTGGCCATTCATCGCCAGCTGCCATATCATGAAGAGCCCAAACAATTGTTTCCACACCAGGAATCTGTTTGATTTGTTCAAGTGTTACGGTATCATTACCTTCACCGTACCATCTAAATCCCATTTTCATAGTGATATACCTCCTGTCATTTTACTTAACTTTGTTATATTTTAATAATTGTTTTTATAGACATATAAAGAGTCTTAATTTCATCCTCTATATAAGCCTCACCTCCTTAAAGTTAAAATCAAAACTAATTTCATCATTGTGAATTAATTTATCACTTAAAATAATTAGGATAAATTTCTTTTACTGTATTTTTATCGAAAGTAACCATATTTAAATGTTCTTCCATATATTCTTCAGCTTTTTGTGGATCTTTATTCTTTATAGCATCAAAAATTTCTTTATGCTGTTCAAGGATATCCTCCCAGCTAGAATCAGCCGCTAACCTAAGCATACGAATTCGTTGAAACTCAGTACTACCATCATTAATGCTATTCCATATCCTTTTTTTATTGCTTCCCTCGAAAATTATCTTATGAAATTCTTCATCTGCTTCAAACATTTTTTTATCATCATGATTTTCTATATACATTTGCTGAAGCTTTAGATTCATTTCTAAGGCCAATATATTTTCTTGTGAAAATTCCTTGCAAGCTTCTTTTACTACAGCTCTCTCTAAATGTTCACGTAGAAATCTGCCATCTTCAACAGCAGATAAATCAATTAAAGAGACAATCGTACCTCTTTGGGGATAAATCTGCACCAATCCTTCTTGTGCTAAACGAACAAGTGCCTCTCTAACTGGGGTTCTACTCACATTATATTTATCTGAAAGCTCTTTCTCTGAAATGCTAGTACCAGGCTCAAGATATAAATTAATGATTTCTTCCCTAAGTGTATAATATATAGTTTTACTTGTAGTATTTTTCTTAACCTCTAAAGCCATCCTTTATTTCCCTTGCCTTTCGCAACTACCATACTTGTATGGTAGTTTAAAATCTATTTTATCACAATATACTTATACAAAACTTATGTGTTAAAAACTATTTTATTAAGTCAGTGTAGTTTATGACTGCCATACTTGTATGGTAGTTATACTTATATATTATCATAACCGTTTACAATGTCAATAACCTATTTTAAAAAAAATATATATTACAATAATAAAATTACATTTAAAACCTTTGTAGGCTAAGTAAATATCAGAATATAAAATGTAAAAAACTAATTAGGACACATATATAAAATAATTGTTAAATTGACACTAATAGAAATAACTAGCAATTTGTAGAAATTTCACGTTTAATCAATTTATTTATCACATACGGTCAATTTTGGAATTTTAAGTATTCAACTTTTAGATATAATATCTATATAAATACCAAAAATTGAAAGGGGATAAAACTATGCTGAAAAACATTAAAATTATTAATAGTATTATTATGATGGTAATTCTATCTACTATTGTATCATTAGCTATCGCTATCGTCGGATACAGCAATATGAAATCAGTTAATAATAATTCTTCAGCAATGTATGAAAACGCTTTAGTAAGAATTATGAAAACTGAGGAAATTCGACAAACATTCTCAAATGTTAGATTAACTGTTAGTCGAATATCTTCCGGCGATTTCAACTCCGATGATGTAACTTCCATAGATAACAGTTATACAAATATGAATAAAATGTTGGACGACTATGAAAATTTATCTTTAAGCACCTTAGAAAAAAATAACATAGCTGAATTTAAAAGCGATTCTGAAAAATATTATTCACAAATAAAGGAACTTGAAAAAGGAAGCAAACTCTACGGAATTGATCTTGAAAACTTTAATCAAGTTGGAGCTGAAATGCAGCTTTTTCTTGATAATTTAGCAAATTATAGCTCAAATATGGCCAATACTCTTCATAACGATAATACTAACTTATATGTTAGAAGCACTACAATTTTCTTTACTACATTTGCTATAGGATTCGTTCTTATGTTATTAGTCTCATATACTATAGTTGTTGTAATTAAGAAATCCATGAAGGAAATAACTTTTGATTTAAAAATGATTTCCAATGGGGATTTTAGTGTAAGAATAGATTCTTATTCAAAAAATGAATTTGGAGTAATGAGGGAATCCCTAAAAAAAACAATTTCAAATATATCTTTAATGGTTGAATCAGTAAGAAATTCTACAAATATCGTAAATGAACAAACAACTAATTTATTAGGTGCTTCTGATGAAATGTCATCTTCTACACAGCAAATTAACGCAGCTGTTCAAGAAGTAGCAAGTGCTGCTAACGAACAATCAAATGATTTAATAAATGTAAAAACATCTTTGGATGCTTTCGCTGATTCATTAAATCAGATAACAACGGCAATTAACGATGTAAATTCTAATCTTCATAATATCAATTCAATGGCAGAAAACGGTAATTCAAAATTAAAATTCTTATCTGATTCAATAAAGAATGTAAACGAATCTTTTGATACCGTAAGAAATAAAGTTGTTTCATTAGACAACCATGTTGAAAAAGTAAATGATATAACAAACATTATAAACTCTATTGCTGAACAGACTGATTTGTTAGCTTTAAACGCCGCTATCGAATCAGCTAGAGCAGGGGAAGTTGGTAAAGGATTTGCAGTCGTTGCAGAGGAAATCAGAAAACTTGCAGAGCAGTCTAAATTATCAGCTAGTGATATAAGCAACCTTATTTCAAGCATTAATAAAGAAGCTCAAGTTGCAGTAAAAACCACCGATTTGGGTAAAGATAGCTTAAACAATCAATCAGAGCTTATTGAAGATTCTATAAAATCCTTCACGTTGATATTTAATGCTATTGAAACTATATTACCTAGAGTCGATAATGTAAATAAATCAATTGAACTTATAAATACTGAAAAGGATCTTATAATATCTAAAACATTAGATATTTCTGGAGTTTCAGAAGAAAATGCAGCTTCAGCTGAAGAAATAGCAGCTTCTGTCCAACAAATTAATCTATCATTTAATGAAGTAGCTACTTCAGCTCAAACTCTATCAAACTTAACAAGCTCTATGATGAATGAAGTAAATAAATTTAGATTATAGCATTCTATATAAATTCCAATGATAAATTGCTATTACATATAAATAGACAACTAAAGATCTATAATCTAAATTAGCAATAAGATACTGAAATTTATATAGTTAATCACAAAATATCATCTTGAGTTAAAATGGAGGATAATTATGAAAAAGTTGAAAATTTTAAACATTGCACTTGTAGTAGTCCTTATGGGCAGTATATTTACAGGCTGTAGTTCAAAAAATAACACTAAAGCTGCAAAACCTATCACCTTAAATATAATTGATGTATCTGGAAGCATGAAACTAGTCGGAGATGCAATTGATCAATTTAAAGCTGCAAATCCTGATTTAGTAGGTGATATAGTAGTTACAAATTCAACTGCGTTAGAAGTTCCATCTTTATTGAAGGCACAAATTCTATCAGAAAATGTACAAACTGATTTAGTTTTCACTGGAATTGATGGACTTTCAACATGTATTAATAGAGATGTTATTGAAAACATTATGCCGAAATACAGTGACAGCTTTCCTAACTTAGAGGAAAATTACAGTTCCGGGGCAAAAGCTACATATGACTTAGTGAAAGGTTATGGCATAACATATGTGTACTCTCCTAGCGGTCCACTTTTTAGTTATAATCCTGATGCTGTTCCAAATGTCCCTAAGACACCTGATGATCTTTTAGCTTTTGCTAAAGCTAATCCCGGCAAATTCACTTATGCAAGGCCTGCTAATTCAGGACCCGGAAGAACTTTTCTTCTTGGATTACCATACATACTAGGAGATAAAAATCCAAAGGATCCTAAAACTTGGGACAAAACATGGGCTTATCTCAAAGAACTTGATCAATACATAGATTATTACCCAGCTAAAACTGGCACTACTTTCACAGAATTGAATTCAGGAAAAAGAGCAATTGTTACAAGTCAGTTGGGTTGGGATATAAACCAAAGAATTACAGGAGGAATCCCCAGTAACTTCCAAGGTTTTATGCTCAATAATACTACACTAGTAGCAGATGCTCAATATATGGCTATGCCAAAAGGTCTTACTGATGAGCAAAGAGATGTCACCTTAAAATTAATGGAATGGCTTATGACTCCAAAAATGCAAGCTATAACATATGACAGTGGTTACTTCTACCCTGGGCCTTCTGTTAAAGATGTTCCACTTGATGCAGCACCTAAAGACAGTCAGGATAAAATAAAACCAGCCATGAGACAATCATATGACGATGCTATTAAAACTCTTCCAACCACAACACCATTGGATACAAATAACTTTATGGAAGCGTTAAATATGTGGGATCAACAATTCGGTACAAAAGTTAAAAGATAAACAAACTTAGTTAAAATGAAAATTTCAATAAAAAAACTTCATTACGGAAAAATTCTTTTCCGTAATGAAGTTTATTCTTTAATATTATTATAATGCAAACAATACTACAAATGCTATTGCAATAAAATACATTGGTTTAGGAATATCTTTTGATTTACCTGTAAATAATTTTATTAGTACATACGCTACAAATCCAAATGCTAAACCATCTGTAATTGAATATGTTAATAGTGTCAATATTAATGTTAGAAACACAGGCATCCCTTCAGTAAAGTCTGAGAAATCAACCTTTGTTATAGGTTCCATCATTACTACCCCTAAAACTATTAAAACTGGCGCTGTTGCAAACGCTGGTATAGCAGTTAAAATTGGAGAGAAGAATAATGATAAGAAGAATAATGCAGCAATTGTAAGACCTGCAAGTCCTGTTCTTCCACCTTCTGCAATTCCAGCTGCTGATTCTACAAATGCAACTGGAGTAGAAGTTCCTAAGCACGCACCAATTGCTGAACCAACTGCATCGGCAGTAAGCACTTTATCAGCATTTTTAACATTACCATTTTCATCTAAATAACCTGCCTTTGAAGCTAAACCAATTAAAGTTCCAATACTATCAAATACATCTATAAATAACATAGAAAGAATAGCAGGAATAATTCCAATTACCATTGCACTCTTGAAATCAAATTGCATAAATACAGGAGCAACTGATGGAGGCATAGATATTATTCCGGCAGGTGCTTTAGCAACTCCTAATATCATGCCAATTATATATACAACGAACATTCCAATAATAAATGATCCTTTTACATTTTTATAATACAATATTGAGATTATAATTATGCCTAAACACGCTAGTAGAACTGCTGGATCTTTTAAACTTCCAAGAGTAACTAATGTAGCTTGACTAGCAACAATAATTTTAGCATCTTGAAGACCAATAAATGCTATAAAGAATCCAATACCAATACTAATTGCATACTTTAATGTCTGAGGTACACTATCGATAATTACTTGTCTAACTTTAAATACATTA harbors:
- a CDS encoding HIT family protein; its protein translation is MNNKINCLYCDKDEKLDNLMIKICELDVSTLYLFKEQSHEGRCVVAYNKHVNELFELEDKELELFMKDVTKAAAAIKKAFSPKKVNYGAYSDTLPHLHFHVVPKYENGYSWGGVFEMNPQKTYLSDKEYSERIKVIKENL
- a CDS encoding MFS transporter; the protein is MSNNNRKITIARGVGYGLVDLMGGGAFTIIGAFLLFFYTTFAGLTPIQGASIIAIARVVDAVASLFIGSISDNFYKTKLGKLFGRRRFFLLIGAPLMADYVLLWVTGRSYVFYLVTYLLFEIIAAMVLIPWETLPAEMTKGFDDRTKLSASRMFISATGTFLATFVPGRLIAFFGEKSSQAYFLNGLIFAIIYAICILIAHRVTWERDLTPEMEAELAKGSQSKSFGEQITGIIKVAIAYISTLKLKAFRKHLAIYICSFTAKDLFNSVFVYFCVFNLGVSSTTAANVLSLSIIGIPVTILGGIMMIKVGPSNLYKFSYTVMIICLLGFYGLYVGHLGSNIVLLFVIGTIYQVGRSLLEFTPWNVFPFIPDVDEMVTRQRREGLFAAVMTFTRKSSVALATFVLGVVLEESGFVKGQTTQSPHVVSTIANLLAIGCIGLLILALYFAITFKLNKRTHGILVDEVERLKNGGSKADVDAETKEIVENLTGYKYENVWKETTV
- the uxaC gene encoding glucuronate isomerase; the encoded protein is MKNFMDENFLLSNDTAIELYHNYAKELPIIDYHCHIDPKEIYENKKFKNITEAWLYGDHYKWRAMRSNGADEKYITGDGSDYDKFLAWSETIPMAIGNPLYHWTHLELQRFFGIDEPLDEETAPMIWKKANELLSGEGFNVRDLILKSNVETICTTDDPTDTLEYHIKLKEDTSFNVNVLPTFRPDKGVEIKAGDFLTWVKSLGDISEININDYDKFLQALDSRIRFFNSVGCKVADHGIDGVVVYAEATKEEAAAIFTKALEGKTITSDEEKKYKTYTLRHVFKLYHELGWVLQLHIAALRSNNERMLEKIGVNTGFDSINDESIAYPLSRLLDSVDKENALPKTILYTLNPKDNYVLGTMIGNFQGEGIPGKMQFGAAWWFNDNKDGMIEQMKALANLGLLGRFVGMLTDSRSFLSYTRHEYFRRIACNLIGEWVENGEVPKNVKLLKKIVQGICYNNAKEYFGFN
- a CDS encoding ISL3 family transposase, with amino-acid sequence MQLQDITNILNLQGINVINFIYGFEDRICIEIQPTEYTQPCPCCKSFKIIRRGSSGIRRVRHLPIFQNEVILKVPKIRMSCKDCNASFSWQYSFLTGKSRYTNEFQEFIATKVPGATVIHCARTLKIPYSTVERIYKNYIDYVVPQLQAKVILESSNTNKLILGMDDFAIRKGHSYNTGIHDLRNGTLLEIIPGRKLEELRSHKTVNPELFELRPFAIVMDLAPYYHTFAKEVYPDAIRIADRFHVNSYAMEALRGVRKRISCDLTPAARTVLKRNKSVLEKRNEYLTSKEVEMLQQLLSLSPDLKAVYEWKEELIEWYDCCSSVIQATNVFDKWCKKGHSLNIPEVERALVTFENWRQEIINYHHCRYTNAAVEGRNGKIKAIQRRHYFTRNKDYYKGRILLECNNHFLTA
- a CDS encoding mannitol dehydrogenase family protein, which translates into the protein MSNTKMVLSKESIKNSELWEKAGIEVPKFDHDKMSASTKENPTWVHFGAGNIFRGFIAMLQQELLNTGKAKSGIVAVEGYDYEIIDKIYSPYDNLSLLVVMKPDGSLEKKVVGSIGESLAGDYSREKDWNRLKEIFSNPSLQIASFTITEKGYSVKNLSKEDTTDGLEHPVSIIAKVASLAYVRYQNGQLPIAFVSMDNCSKNGAKLHNAMETMIKKWIENGLVDKGFLEYINDAKKVSFPWSMIDKITPRPSQSVKDTLEADGFESTNIVTTNKNTYIAPFVNAEGPQYLVIEDNFPNGRMPLEEAGVFLTDRETVERVETMKVTTCLNPLHTSLAVYGCLLGFNLIADEMKDPALKKLVEKIGYEEGMPVVVNPGILKPEDFIKEVVEVRLPNPYIPDTPQRIASDTSQKVGIRFGETIKAYRDRADLDPKNLKYIPLVIAGWCRYLMGIADDGNVMELSPDPLLDELKKYVDNIKLGTTEQLGDTLKPILINEEIFGVNLYDVGLGEKIEGYFTEMISGTGAVRATLEKYLECK
- the uxuA gene encoding mannonate dehydratase, giving the protein MKMGFRWYGEGNDTVTLEQIKQIPGVETIVWALHDMAAGDEWPMEKILEVKKEADKYGFNLDVVESVNVHEDIKLGLPTRDKYIENYKRTIEKLAKVGVKVICYNFMPVFDWLRTDLFKEAEDGSTALFYEKARITDIDPMELVNKIASNPDLTMPGWEPERLKNLTQLFEAYKNVTEEDLWNNLKYFLEQIIPVAEINDIKMAVHPDDPPWSIFGLPRIVKDRNDLARLLKLVDNPYNCLTLCSGAIGSNPNNDVPAMIREFGNRIAFAHIRNVKIYDNGDFIETSHRTCDGSLDICDIVKAYHEVGFTGYARPDHGRHIWNEKCRPGYGLYDRALGIMYIWGIWDTLQRNK